The Pseudomonas allokribbensis genome has a window encoding:
- the glpE gene encoding thiosulfate sulfurtransferase GlpE, producing MSEFKRIPPEQAQALREQGAVVVDVRDPATFAALHISGSKHLDNHSLHAFIQGADLDAPTVVVCYHGNSSQGAAAYLVSQGFSDVYSMDGGFELWRTTFPSETAQGTSE from the coding sequence CGTATCCCCCCGGAACAGGCCCAGGCCCTGCGCGAGCAAGGTGCCGTGGTGGTCGACGTCCGTGACCCAGCCACATTCGCGGCGCTGCACATCAGCGGCTCGAAGCATCTGGACAATCATTCCCTGCACGCCTTCATCCAAGGGGCCGACCTCGATGCCCCGACTGTCGTGGTCTGCTATCACGGCAACTCGAGCCAGGGTGCCGCGGCGTATCTCGTGAGCCAGGGCTTCTCCGACGTCTACAGCATGGACGGTGGCTTCGAGCTGTGGCGTACGACTTTTCCTTCGGAAACCGCGCAAGGCACCTCCGAATAA